In a genomic window of Polycladomyces abyssicola:
- a CDS encoding YhbD family protein: MDEKLISKKELLRLTGISYGQLYRWKRKNLIPEEWFIRKSTYTGQETFFPKQKILDRIDKIKRMKDDLSLDEIAERLSPNLTKVMLPVEEIIKRNIVSKGVWNLFADEWTEAKTLHFEEILRLYVVARTLKTGNVSLEEARRVWSMLEAHASHIREQKGELWIIRKMGIAISLLTDSVQELHIEADAKVVVRLSLAQCAEELKISMMDGGM, encoded by the coding sequence ATGGACGAAAAGCTGATCTCCAAAAAGGAGCTGTTGCGGCTTACCGGCATTTCATACGGTCAACTGTACAGATGGAAGCGGAAGAACCTGATTCCGGAAGAATGGTTCATTCGCAAGTCAACCTACACGGGTCAGGAAACCTTTTTTCCAAAACAGAAGATATTGGACCGAATCGACAAGATCAAACGGATGAAAGATGATTTGTCATTGGATGAAATCGCGGAGCGATTGTCCCCCAATCTTACAAAGGTGATGCTGCCTGTTGAAGAGATTATCAAACGTAACATTGTTTCAAAAGGAGTATGGAATTTGTTTGCTGATGAGTGGACCGAGGCAAAGACACTCCACTTTGAGGAAATCCTCCGCTTGTACGTCGTAGCCCGTACACTGAAAACGGGCAATGTCAGCTTGGAAGAGGCACGTCGCGTCTGGTCCATGCTGGAAGCGCATGCCTCCCATATTCGGGAACAAAAGGGAGAGTTGTGGATCATCCGCAAAATGGGGATCGCGATCAGTTTGTTGACCGATTCCGTTCAGGAGCTGCATATCGAAGCGGATGCCAAGGTAGTGGTACGGCTTTCTTTGGCACAATGTGCTGAAGAGCTGAAAATCAGCATGATGGACGGAGGGATGTGA
- a CDS encoding helix-turn-helix domain-containing protein: MLLDRIIGLRKQKKWSIQYTADQLGIAKSTYAGYESGYRRPSLEAIKSIADLFETSVDYLIGRVDDPTFHPEGKEIELTQLSRQKLTVDGQPLSEEEIHQLIAFIRAKREITGNENAG; encoded by the coding sequence ATGCTCCTGGACAGAATCATCGGTTTGCGAAAACAAAAAAAGTGGTCCATACAATATACCGCAGATCAACTGGGGATAGCCAAAAGCACATATGCAGGGTATGAATCGGGATATCGTCGCCCCTCGCTGGAAGCGATCAAGAGCATCGCGGATCTGTTTGAAACCTCAGTGGATTATCTGATCGGTCGTGTCGATGATCCCACCTTTCATCCCGAAGGAAAGGAAATCGAATTGACGCAATTATCCCGACAGAAATTGACTGTGGACGGACAACCTCTTTCGGAAGAAGAGATCCATCAGCTGATTGCCTTCATCCGAGCCAAACGTGAGATCACCGGAAATGAAAATGCAGGCTGA